One Saimiri boliviensis isolate mSaiBol1 chromosome 5, mSaiBol1.pri, whole genome shotgun sequence genomic window carries:
- the RAB17 gene encoding ras-related protein Rab-17 isoform X2 — MLVGNKTDLSEEREVAFEEGKEFADSQKLLFMETSAKLNHQVLEVFSAVARELLQKDNGVGQAPRGDAGVALNERPVRQAKCCAQ, encoded by the exons ATGCTGGTTGGCAACAAGACGGACCTCAGTGAGGAGCGGGAGGTGGCCTTCGAG GAAGGGAAGGAGTTTGCCGACAGCCAGAAGTTGCTGTTCATGGAAACTTCGGCCAAACTGAACCATCAGGTGTTGGAGGTGTTCAGTGCTGTGG CCCGAGAGCTACTGCAGAAAGACAACGGGGTGGGCCAGGCTCCACGGGGGGACGCAGGCGTGGCTCTGAATGAGAGGCCAGTGCGGCAGGCCAAATGCTGTGCACAGTAG
- the PRLH gene encoding prolactin-releasing peptide yields MKVLRAWLLCLLMLGLALRGAADRTHRHSMETRNPDVNPAWYTSRRIRPVGRFGRRTAAPGDILKPGLRPRLTCFPLEGSAKSSQDG; encoded by the exons ATGAAGGTGCTGAGGGCCTGGCTCCTGTGCCTGCTGATGCTGGGCCTGGCCCTGCGCGGGGCTGCAGATCGGACCCATCGGCACTCCATGGAGACACGCA ACCCCGATGTCAACCCTGCCTGGTACACCAGTCGCAGGATCAGGCCTGTGGGCCGCTTCGGTCGGAGGACGGCAGCTCCGGGGGACATCTTGAAGCCTGGCCTGCGACCCCGGCTGACCTGCTTCCCCCTGGAAGGCAGCGCTAAGTCCTCACAGGATGGATGA